The Nocardia vinacea genome contains the following window.
ACACCGGGTACGGTCGACCTAGGGACCTTTGCTCCCGGTTGACGGCAGTGCTCGAACCGTCGGAATCGCTCGAGGTGTTCGTGATTACACCCGAGGGTGGCGGATTGCTGGCAACCTGGATAGACGGTTGCACGCGGACAAGGAAGTAGGGACCCACGAGATGGCGCGCATCGGAGATGGCGGCGATCTGCTGAAGTGCTCGTTCTGCGGAAAGAGCCAGAAGCAGGTCAAGAAGCTCATTGCGGGACCAGGGGTGTACATCTGCGACGAGTGCATCGATCTATGCAACGAGATCATCGAGGAAGAGCTGGCCGAGTCCAGCGAGGTCAAACTCGATGAGCTGCCCAAGCCCGCCGAGATCCGGGACTTCCTGGAGAACTACGTGATCGGGCAGGATACCGCCAAGCGCACCCTCGCGGTGGCCGTCTACAACCACTACAAGCGCATCCAGGCGGGCGATAAGGGTCGCGACAGCCGCGGCGAGACCGTCGAACTGGCCAAGTCCAATATCCTCATGCTCGGTCCCACCGGCTGCGGTAAGACCTACCTGGCGCAGACGCTGGCAAAGATGCTCAACGTGCCGTTCGCCATCGCCGACGCGACGGCGCTGACCGAGGCCGGATACGTCGGTGAGGATGTGGAGAACATCCTGCTGAAGCTGATTCAGGCTGCGGACTACGACGTCAAGCGAGCCGAGACCGGGATCATCTACATCGATGAGGTCGACAAGATCGCCCGCAAGAGCGAGAACCCGTCGATCACCCGCGATGTCTCCGGTGAGGGTGTGCAGCAGGCGCTGCTGAAGATCCTGGAGGGTACGCAGGCGAGTGTGCCGCCGCAGGGCGGGCGTAAGCATCCGCACCAGGAATTCATCCAGATCGACACCACCAACGTGCTTTTCATCGTTGCGGGTGCGTTCGCGGGGCTGGAGAAGATCATCTCCGATCGCACCGGACACCGCGGCATCGGCTTCGGCGCCGAGGTGCGGTCCAAGGCCGAGATCGATACCGATGACCACTTCGCCGAGGTGATGCCGGAAGATCTGATCAAATTCGGTCTGATCCCGGAATTCATCGGCCGCCTCCCGGTCGTCGCCTCGGTGACGAACCTGGACAAGGAATCGTTGGTCAAGATCCTCTCCGAGCCGAAGAACGCACTGGTGAAGCAGTACGTGCGGCTGTTCGAGATGGACGGCGTTGACCTGGAGTTCACCGATGACGCGCTGGAGGCGATCGCCGATCAGGCGATCCTGCGCGGCACCGGCGCCCGCGGTCTGCGCGCCATCATGGAGGAGGTCCTGCAGCTGGCGATGTTCGACATCCCCAGCCGCGACGACGTCGCCAAGGTGGTCGTGAACGCCGACACCGTCAACGACAATGTGCTGCCGACCATCGTGCCGCGCAAGGCACAGCGCGCCGAGCGCCGGGAGAAGTCGGCGTAAGCAATTCGCGGACCGGGTCAGACGAATGCAACCGCCACCTCCGTTGCTTCCGGCTGGCCCGGGCGCGCTGCTGGATGCTGCCGCGATTCTCAACGGCACCGTCGATATGCGCACGTACCAGCGCAAGTATCTAGTGGTTTATGTTGCCGCGCCGCCGCCCAGGGGATTCGGAACGGTCTCAGAACTGGTGAACCCCGATTACCGGGGGGCACTCTCGCTGGTGACGACCTGTGTCGAGTGGCTGGATGAGCATTTCGGGTGGGACCTTGTGAATGTTTTCACGCGGGAGTACCAGGAGTGGCACTGCTACTACGCGATGCTGCGGCGATCGCGCTCGGACTAGTTCGATGTGTACCGGCCTGCCGTTCGGGGTACTCCATCGTCACGGTTGAGTAACCAGCCCAGTCCTGGTCCCTAGGTGATCGGGGCGAAAAGTTCCCGCCGACAAGGTTTCTCCGGCGGATGCGACGGACCGAGGTCCTCATGTCGACAGTTCTAATTTCCTCAGATCAACGTATCGCTGCCGCGGACCGATCCGGACCTGAGCGGTCCGCCGATCGTCTGTGCGTAGTCATATCGCCGCCGGTGGATTCGGTCACCTTGTGTGCCGTCGGCGGCGAGATGGACTACCTGACGGCCGACGCCTTTCGGCAGTCCCTGCTAGAGGCACTGCCGACGGCGGGCGCGGTGGTGGTTGTCGACCTATCGCAGGTGACGTTCTTCGGCGTCGCCGGGCTGCGGGCGTTGATGGAGGCCCGATCCTGGTTCGGCCACAGCGGCCGTCGACTCCAGTTGATCACGGGCCCGCGTTGCGTGGATCGGCTACTCGAGGTCGCGGGTCATGCCGCGGTCTTCGATGTCATCCCGAGCCTCGCCGCGGTCGCGCGGCCGAAACCGCTCGACTTGGCTCGCGCGAGCGCCTGAAAATCGAAAACGCAGGTGCGGCAGTCGAACTCGGCTGCCGCACCCGCGGTCTGGGTGGACTCAGGACGCTTCGTTGCGCATATCGTCCTGGCTCCAGTAGGCGCGCATGGCAACGATCTTGCCCTCGTCGTCGAAGTCCATCGCATCGATGGGCGAGAGGGTGAAGCGCTGATCGCCGAACTTGGTGACGAGCGTGAACATAAAGGCGGCGTGGTTGCCTGCGATTCGAACCGCGTCCGCGTGCAGCTCGGTTTCCCGATCGAGGTTTCCGAGTACCTCGTAAAACTCGCGAATCGCGTCGTGGCCGCGCTTGGGTTCGGTGCCGATCGGATCCTCCACCACCGCATCGGGTGCGTAGAGGTCGACGATCGCCTCGGTCGGGCCGGAACCGACCAACTTCACGTACTGCTCGATCACATCGCGGATCTTGGCTGCCATGGAAACCTCTCACGAATTGAAACGTGTTCTAATTCGGAGCGTAGCAGTGTCCGGTGATCGCGTGCTATGGAATCCCGTTGGCCGGGGCAGACGTACTGGCGCAGATGCCCCCCGCGCCAGTACTCGTCGAACTGTATTGCGCACCGAACGGGCGATCGTCGCCCCCTCGGGTATCTTGTTGGCGCGCTAGTGCTTCTGGATACGGTGACGACCGCTTGTCACATCACTGTGCCGCCCGATCGCGCCCGGACTCGGAATCGCCATTGACTCCCTGGTTCGCCGTTGAACCTTCTGTCCCGCACTTGTGCGTCTGCTTTTGGTGTCGCCTTAAACCCTCCATGTGTTACCGACCCCGCAGCTTTTCCATGGCTCGGCGGGTTCGGCTGCCGTGTGTGAAGCCGTCGCCGAGGCCGCCGTCGCCCTGGTACGCCATCGAGAGGGATGGCCTGGGGCGTGACAGGTTCAGGGCGGAATTCCTTTTGTCCTTTTCGCCTGATCCGCACGGGTCTCCAGCCCGGTGGGACGAGGGTGGTTCAGAAAACTTGTCGCTATTTCTCGCTATTCGAATCCGGTGTGTCGAGCTTGTGTGGTGCTCATCGTGCTGTTTACTCGGTCCGGTCAACCAGATGTTCGAGTGACGAGTGAAAGCGGAGGAGACATGGCACTGCCTACCATGACCGCGGAACAGCGCACTGAGGCGTTGGCCAAGGCGGCTGCGGTCCGCAAGGCGCGCTCCGAACTGATCGGCAAGGTGAAGGCCGGCAAGGTTTCGGTCGCCGACCTGTTGAAGAAGGCGGACAGCGATGACCTGGTCAAGAAGACCAAGGTCGCTGCCGTGATCAAGGCGCTGCCCGGTGTCGGACCGGTCAAGGCGGCCAAGCTGATGGACCAGGCGGAGATTCCCGAGGACCGCCGCATCGGTGGACTCGGCGCCCGCCAGCGTGCGGCGTTGCTCGATGCACTGAAGGACTGACAGGTCGGCCGTAGCGATTGCTTGCAGGTCGCTCGAAAGGGTCAGCAGCGATTGCTTGCAGGTCGCTCGAAAGGGTCGGCAGCGATTGCTTGCAGGTCGCTCGAAAGGGTCAGCTCGGACCATGATCGGGGAACAAACGCTCACGTCGGTGGCGTGGCTGTGCGTCGAGAACGGCCGCTTACTCGCGGTCCGGACCGAGGGACGTGACGCCTTCTATCTGCCGGGCGGCAAGCCCGAACCCGGAGAAACCCTGGCGGGAGCGCTCGTTCGGGAGGTTCGCGAGGAAGTCGGCGTCGAATTGGAGGCGCACCGGATCACGCCCGTGGTGACCATCACTGCCCCCGCCCACGGGCGTCCCGGAACGTTGGTCGAGATGCACTGCTTCCGCGCACCCGGTCACGGCACGCCGGCTCCGGCGGCGGAGATCGCCGAGATGGCGTGGCTCGGGCCGGACGACGGACACCTGTGTGCGCCGGCCGTTGTGCAGGCTCTCGACCATTTGACCGAGGTCGGAGGTTGGCACGCGTCCTGAACACGCTCACTTCGCACGGAGAACGCCCCACAGCATGCGCGGCTGTGGGGCGTTACTGTTTCGGCGGTCTAGCGGTTCGTACGGCGGCGTGGGCGTTGGAAGGTGATCGGGGCGGGATCGCGCAGCTGCGGCCCACGCGGGGTGACCAGGATCAGGGCCAAGCCGAGGGCGACGATCAATGCCGCACCGATGACGCTGAGGGTGAAGCTGGCCCCGCCCATATCTGCGGGTTTGTGGAAGGCGTGATAGATCAGGTGCGGGAGGCCGAAGACCAGCCAGCCGAGGCCCGCGACTTGGGCGAGTGCGCTGCCGCCGAGGAATAGCGCGGCCAGTGTCACCGCGGTCAGCGCCAGGAAGAACGAGCCGACATCGGAGGCCAGATGGTGGTTGTACGGACCGTCCGCGGAGATCCACTGCATGCCCAAGCCCGGAAAGCTGGTGTACCAGGAGTGCGGCGCGAAGACCGCCCACAGTCCGACGACTGCGCCCTGGAATGCCAATACCCCCAACATGATTCGCACCGCGAGCCAGCGATTGCGCTGCTGTTCGAACCGCATCCGCACGCGTAGCCCGCCGGATTTGCCATCTACCGTGATCCGCATCGGTCTCTCCGTTCATCGCCGAACCAGGGATCTGGTGCTGCAACCGTAAGTCGGACCTCGGTCACGATCAATAGGCGGCGACCTCGGCGGTGACGGTCAGCCGGTCCGAGCGGGAGTAGATGTTCATGGTGTCCCCGCGCAGGAAGCCGACCAGGGTGAGGCCGGATTCGGCGGCCAGATCGATGGCCAACGAGCTGGGGGCCGAGACGGCGCCGAGCATCGGGATGCCCGCCATGACGGCCTTCTGGACCAGTTCGAAGGAGGCCCGGCCGCTGACGATGAGCACGAGATCGTTTGCGGGGATACGGTTTTCGAGCACGGCCCAGCCGAGCACCTTGTCGACGGCGTTGTGTCTGCCGATATCTTCGCGCACGGCGAGGGCGGTGCCGTCGGCGGTGAACAGTCCTGCGGCGTGCAGGCCACCGGTGGCCTCGAAAACTGTTTGGTGGGTGCGCAATTGGTCCGGCATGTCGGCGAGGGTTTCGGTGTGGACGGTGATCGAGGTGGTCGGCAGCGGGAATCTGGTGCGGGTGCGGACCTCCTCGAGTGCGGTTTTCCCGCAGAGACCGCATGCGCCGGTGGTGAGGAAGTTGCGGCCGTGCACCGGGATCGGGGTGCGCAGGTGGACATCGAGGACGTTGTAGGTGTTCTGCCCGTTCGCGTCGGTGCCCGCGCAGTAGCGGGCGCTCACCACATCCTCGGCGGTTTGAATGATGCCTTCGCCCAAGAGGAATCCGTGTACCAGTTCGATATCGCTGCCCGGGGTGCGCATGGTGACGGTGAGCGATTGGCCGTCGAGGCGCAGCTCCAGCGGTTCCTCTACCGCGACGGAATCCGGGCGTTCGATCACGCCGTTGGGTGAGATGCGGCGCGTCTTGCGGCGCGCGGTCACTCTACTCACGATGGCTGCTCCACATGTACGTGCGGCTCCACCCGGATGGTCACGGCCTTGGATACCGGCGTATTCGACCGTGCCGCAACATGGTCCAGCGGAACCAGAGGATTGGTCTCGGGATAGTAGGCGGCGGCATTGCCGCGCGGGGTCGAGTATTCGACGATGCGGAAGCCGGTCACCTTGCGCTCGGTGCCGTCGGTCCATTCGGAGACCAGATCCACCAGATCACCGTCCACGAAACCGAATTCGGTGATGTCGTCGATATTCATCAGGACCACCTTTCGGCCACCGTGCACACCGCGATATCGGTCGTCCAGGCCGTAGATGGTGGTGTTGTACTGGTCGTGGCTGCGCAAGGTCTGCAGGATCAACCGGCCTTCGGGGACCGGGACCCAGGTCAATTCGTTCACCGCGAAATTGGCTTTGCCGGTGGTGGTGCGGAATTCGCGGGAGTCGCGCGGCGGATGCGGCAGCACGAAGCCGTCGCGGTCGCGCACCCGCTTGTTGTAGTCGTCGCAGCCGGGCACGACACGGGCGATCGCATCGCGGATCTTGTCGTAGTCCTGCTGATACTGCGCCCATGGCACCGGGTGATCGGCCCCGAACAGTGTCTGTGCGAGTTCGCACACGATGGCGACCTCACTGCGCAGGTGCTCGCTGACCGGCTTCAGCCGACCGGTGGACAGATGCACCATCGACATCGAATCCTCCACCGACACTTGCTGTTTCGTGCCGTTCTGCAGGTCGAGATCGGTGCGGCCGAGGGTGGGCAGGATGAGTGCGGTCGCGCCGTGCACGACGTGGCTGCGGTTGAGTTTGGTGGAGACGTGCACGGTCAGCGCGCAACTGCGCAGCGCCGCCTCGGTCACCCCGGTATCCGGGGTGGCGGACACGAAATTGCCGCCCATGCCGAAGAACACCTGCGCCGTACCCGCGCGCATGGCGCGGATGGCATCGACGGTGTCGTAGCCGTGTTTGCGCGGGCTGGTGATGCCGAATTCGCGGTCGAGTGCGTCGAGGAAGTCCTCGGGCATCTTCTCCCAGATGCCCATGGTGCGGTCGCCCTGCACGTTGGAGTGGCCGCGCACCGGGCAGACGCCCGCGCCGGGCTTGCCGATCATGCCGCGCAGCAACAGCAGATTGGTCGCCTCCTCGATGGTGGCGACGCCGTGCTTCTGTTGGGTCAGGCCCATTGCCCAGCAGATGATGATGTTCTTCGATTCGGCCAAAAGTGTTGCGGTGCGGTGCAAATCGTCGTCGGTGAGTCCGGTTGCCGCCCGCACCGTGCCGAGATCGACTGCGCGCATACTCTTTTCGTATTCGGCGAAGCCCGCACAATGCGCATCGACGAACGCGCGGTCGACCACCGTGCCCGGTGTGCGGTCCTCGGCCTCGAACAGCAGTTTGCCCAGGCCCTGGAACAGCGCCATATCGCCGCCGAGCCGGATCTGCAGGAAGTCGTCGGCAATGGCGACGCCGCTGGTGAAACCCTTGACCGTCTGTGGGTCGCGGAAGCCGAGCAGTCCGGTCTCCGGCAGCGGATTGACCGCGATGACCTTGGCGCCATTGGCCTTCGCGCCCGCCAGCGCGCTGAGCATGCGCGGATGATTGGTACCCGGATTCTGGCCCGCGACGATGATCAGATCGGCCTTGCCGAAGTCGTCGATCGAGACCGAACCCTTGCCGATGCCGATCGAACTGGTCAGCGCGGCGCCGGAGGATTCGTGGCACATATTCGAACAGTCCGGCAGGTTGTTCGTGCCGAAGCTGCGGACCAGCAGTTGGTAGAGGAATGCGGTCTCGTTGGCGGTGCGGCCGGAGGTATAGAAGAGGGCCTCGTCGGGGGAGCTCAGCGCGCGCAGGTGCTCGACTATGAGTTGGTAGGCGTCGTCCCACTCGATGGGCGTGTAATGGGTCGCGCCGGGGCGTAGCACCATCGGATGGGTGAGGCGGCCCTGCTGGCCGAGCCAGTAACCGGATTTGCTCGCCAGTTCCTCGATCGAATGCTGAGCGAAGAATTCGGGGGTGACGGTGCGCAGCGTCGCCTCCTCGGCGACGGCCTTGGCGCCGTTCTCACAGAACTCCGCCGGGCGGCGATGACCGGTCGGCTCCGGCCAGGCGCAGCCGGGGCAGTCGAAGCCGTGCACCTGGTTGAGGCGGGCCAACGTGCGCGCGGTGCGGAGCACCCCCATCTCCTCGACCCCGCGTTTGAGCGCAACAGCCACAGCCGTCACACCCGCCGCCTGCTCCTTCGGCTGGGTGACGGTCAATTCGGACTCGTCGATGTCCTGTTTCGGCCCATTGCGGTGCATGCCCGATATTGTCCTCTCCCCGCGAAGTTTGTCGCGGACCCACCCTTTGTCCTGATCCCGGGTGCTCGCGTTGCGGTTGTCGGCTCCTGCCCGACGGGTACCACCTGGTTCGGATCGTATGCATTCATGGCTGGTTCGGCAGGTCGGTTACTTCGGTGACGCTACCTGGTAGCCAGCGGTTTTCGCCTGGTTGAGCTCGGCGAGAAGTCTCCGCGTCGGCGAATGCGGGCTTACCATTGCTACTGATCAAATCGCTGATCTGAGGCATGGGCGATGGGGACGCTGGCGGCAATTCCGACGCGTGCCGGCGGGGAGCGTCGGCACGCGGCGTCTCGGCGCGCGAAATTCGGTGTTCGGTGGGGGGTCCTCTGTTCTGCCGCACTGTTGGTCGCACTGGCGCCGGTCGGGTTCGCCGGGGTACCGGCCTTCGGTGTTCCGGCATCGGAAGAGCCGACTTCGCCGGTGGTTTCGCCATCGCCGACGCCCGGACACCACGGGGAGACGCGGGATGGGTCGGCGGCACAGTCCAGCACGGCGGTGCCGGATGACAATTCGGACGGCGGCGGAACCCGCGACGGTACCGGGACACGCGACGGAACCGGGACGCAGACGACGACCAGTCGGGTGCCCACTGATCCGTGCGCCGGACAGACGTCGGATGGGTGCTCCGGACCGACTTCCAATCCCGAACAACCGCGGCTGCCCGATACTGTGCTGCCCCCGATCACCATCACTCTCCCGCCGCCTCCGCAGCCACCGACTACGCCGGATCCGCCCGTGAATTCGTCCACTACGGTGCCGCCGCAGCAGCAGATCCCGGAGAATCCACGGCCGCCGGAATATCCGTCGAACAGGCAGCCCGAGGTGGTTGTGCCAACCGCTCGCCCTGCGGATCCGTGGCTGCCGACGACTGTGGCACCGCGGCCTCCGATTGCGCCCCCACCCGCCGCGCTCGAGCTCACCCCCACGGCCATCGGGCTCGGTGGCGATGTCACCGCGGCCGGATCTGGGTGCGATCCGCAGTCGCAGGTCAGCTTGCTGGTCGGGGAGACGCCGGTGGGTAATGCCGTCGCGGGGGTGGACGGTGGATTCCGGGCACCGCTGGCGCTGACGTCGATCGAAGTCGGGCGATACGAGGTGACGGCGCGCTGCGGTCGCACGCTCACCGCGCCGCTGGATGTGGTGCTGGTCAGCCGGGTCAGCTCCGCCACTTCGACATTGACGGTGATTCTGTTCTTCTTGTTGATCGGTGCCTGGTTCTACGGGCATCGGCTCGTCTCGCACCTACCCGCGCGGAGGGAACCATGATGCGAGCCCGCATCTCGGCGGCGACCCGAACTATCCTGCTGCCCAGTGTGTTCGCCCTCGTGCTCGTCGGGTTGTTCGCGGCGCCGGTCGCGGCCAAGCCGCAGGGCGTCGACATGTCGGCGACCATCGACGATCGCGATATCGCCGAAACCTCCGCCACCGAACCGCTACGGCTGCAACCGAACAGCACCATCCGGGTGGCTATCGCGTTGACCAACAACAGCGATGGAGCGTTGCATATTCGGCGGGTCGATCTGGCCGGTCATGTGCTCGGGCTGACGTTCTTCTCGTACTCGACTGCCGTCGAATTGACCATCGCACCGGGAAGATCCGAGGCGCTGAAGTATCGGCTCGATCTGACCGGACTCGAGGGGCAGGCGACCGGACTGATCGTCGCGGATTTGGCGGTGATCGGCGAGGACGGCGCACCGATCGCCTCGATACCGCTGGACACTGATGTGCGCGGCTCGCTGTATTCGGTATACGGGCTGTTCGGAATCGCGCTGGCGGTGCTGACCGCGCTCGCCATTGCCGATGCGGCGCTGGCGATTGCCCGGCACCGGCTGTCCACCAACCGGTGGCAGCGCGGGTTGCGGTTACTCGCGCCGGGTATCGGCATCGGATTGATATTCGGGTTCACCGCGTCGGTGTTGCGGTGGTGGGTTCCGGATACCGGATTGTGGCTCGCGGTTGCCGGTGTGGCGGCTTCGGTCGGCTTCCTGCTCGGATACTGTTCGCCGACACCGGAAGTCGAGGATCTCGCGCCGACCGAGGAGAGCGACGAAACCGCCGATGTGGAAACCGCGCGCTTGCCGGATGGGGCGACATCTTGACATCTGATACCGACCGATTGCGGGCCGTGCTGCCCGCATATGACATCGGTGCGCAGGTCGGCAGGGGCGGATGCGGTGTGGTGCTCGCTGGTACGCATCGTCGGTTGGGGCGACCGGTTGCCATCAAGCAGATTCCACCGCAGTTCGCGCACGACGAGCAGGTACGGCGCCGGTTCGTCGCCGAGGCGCGCTTGCTTGCGGCCGTCGATCATCCGCATGTGGTGCGGGTTTTCGACTACATCGAGGCCGATGAGCTGTGCCTGTTGGTTATGGAGTATCTGCCCGGCGGGACCGTCGGCAGTCGGTTCGCGACCGAGGGATTCGACGCGGCTACCGCGGTCGCGGTCGGGCTGGCCTGTGCCGCGGGGTTGGAAGCGGCACACCGCCACAAGATTCTGCACCGCGACGTCAAGCCGTCGAATCTCATGTTCGGTACCGGCGGTGCGATAAAGCTGACCGATTTCGGGATCGCCAAGATCGTCGGTGGCGATGAGACATTGGTGACCAGGACCGGTGAGATCGTCGGGACCCCGGCCTATATCGCACCGGAACAGGCACGCGGCCAGCCGCTTTCGCCCGCCACCGATGTCTACGCGCTGGCGACGATGCTGTATCAGCTGCTGTCCGGAGTGCTGCCGTTTCCGCCGAACGAAGACCATCTGGCAACGCTTTTCGCACACGCCTTCGGGCACCCGATACCGCTCATCGAGGTCGCCCCGGGCGTGCCGGAGCCGATCGCCGATGTGGTGATGCGCGGCCTCGCAACCGATCCCGCCGATCGTTTCGACACCGCCGAACTCTTCGGGATCGCTCTCGCCGAACTTGCCGCCGTGTGCTGGGGTGACGATTGGCTTACGCCCGTGGGCATTCCGGTCATCGGTGCGGACACCATTGTCGCCGCCGCGACCGGGAGTGGTCGCGCCGCCGGGCGATCCGGTATTCAGACGCCGAGAGCGCAAGGCGGGCTTGGGCAGGCCGCAGTCACGCAGCGGACAGGCGTGCCGTCTGCGGGTTTCGAACCCCATGCGCCGGTAACCGCCGACCCCGCCCTGCCTCCGACCGGCGCCGCGCCGCCACGGCCTGGGCTGTCCGCCGCGGTGCCACCGGCTTCGTCGGCTCCGACCGAAATCTCGCCGACGCCGCGACCGCGGCCAGATGGTTCGGATTCCGGTCCAGGTGGGCCGATATCGCCGGTGCCACCAGCGCACGGTGACGTCACGGGTGGTTTCGAGCAGTTCGGGGCGACACCGTCCATGCCGGGAGATGCGCCACCAGGACCACCTTCGTATGGAGTTGGTCCGGGGTCGCAGGAGCATGGCAAGTCGGCGCGAGCGGTGCCGCCGTCGTTCGGAAGTCCGGAGACTGGTGGGATCGGGCAGTCGGGGTCGACGCCCTTCCGGCCGCCGATGGTTCGGGTGCGCCCGGTGCAAGGGTTGCAGGACAAGGGTGTTCGGTTGGCTGATGTCGATCGTCGGGATCTGGTGCCGATCCGCGATGTCGTCAGCTTTGCCTCGCCGTGGCCGTTGTTCTTGGTGGGCGCGTTGCTTGCGGTGGCTGCTTGTACGGCTGCGGTGATGGGGGTGGGTGCGCCGACCGCCGGAGGGGATCTGGTAGCGGGCAATGTCACCATCGCCGGCGTCGATCCGACGGGGCCGAATCCGATCGAAGTCGATCTGTCGGAACCGATTCCATTGCGAGTCAACGGAATTGATGTCGACTCTGCTGTGCTCACGGTCGAGGTATTCGGCGTGCGGTTGGGTGGGGATCCGGTGCGGCTGCAGCCTGGCGGCGTGGCCGACCTGCCCGATCCGGTCAACTCACATGTGCTTGCCGGAAACCTCGACGGCGAGCTCACGCTCCTGCGCAGTGGAAATGAAATCGCCACGCAGCGAATCGAATTCCGCACCGACCAGAGTCCGACACGCACCGCTGCGGCGGCGGCAATCGTCGTCCTCGCCCTGTTCGCCGTCGCCTACCTGGAGTCCAACACCCGCACCTTACGCCGCGGCCACGGCGGCCTCGCCAACATCATCGGGCTGTCCGTGAGTTCGGCCATCCTGTCCGCCGCCGTTGCCGGTGGCGCCTGGATTCTCCGCGACACCCCGCCCACCAGCACCACCCTCGCCGTCGCCGCCGCACTCGCCGCCGGAGCTGGGGTAGCCGCCGCACTAGGAGCACGACGAATCGGCAAGCGCCACCGCCTCCTTCGCCGCGCACGACGCGACAACCGTTGAGGGCGGTAGCCCTGGAACGCACTGCTTTTCCGCGAAACTCGGTCGCCGGTGACCTTTGGATTCTCCGCGATACCCGCGTTCGCACGACCCGGGCCGTGGGCGGTGCTCGCCGCTGTTCGCCTCGCAGTCGCAGTCGGCGTGCGACGGATCCGCAGCTTCCTTCGCCGCGCGGCGCTATCACCGCTGACTGCGCCAGTTCCCGAATAGGCCTGCGCAGACTTGTGTGCGGTGAGTTATGTGAACATCGGCAGCTCGACGAAGCGGCCGCTCACCACTCAGGAGCGGCGGCGTTTGCTCGTAGCCTCGGTTGGGTGTTTCGGGTGGGCCTCGGTGCGGTAGGTGAGGATGCGCTGGCCTATGCGGAGGCTCCAACCGGGGTGTAGTTCGGTGGGGGTGGTGCCGATGCGGGTCCATTCGTCGGCGCCGGGGGCGGCGATGAAAGTGCCTGCGGGGGTTGCGGCGTCGCGGACGTAGACCTTGCCGCGGTCGACCGAGACGTAGGCGTGCACCCGCGAGACGTGGCGGTCGCGCGGGACCGCAAGGGGCGTCGCAGTGGCGGCACGCACCGTCTCGTCGATCATCGGGCTGCGGCCGACGACGTACGGCCGGTCCAGCGGAAACGCCGAGCCATCCGCGAGAACCAGCGCGCCGACGAGCTGCCCCGCCCCCGAATTGTCCGGGTTTTTCGCGCTGCCAACCGGTCGCAATGGCCGCGGTCGTAACCCCTGCAACGCCGGAATCTTGTGCAGTGCAATCGGTTCCGGCCGCGCTGCCACTCCCGACCGCGTTCCGGCGGCCTCCTCGCGTTCCCCGGCGGACATGGCCTGAGTACTGATCTCCTCCGGCGCGCCTACCTGCCCGGATCCACCGGACGGTGCCGAACCACTCGGCCGCGCTTCCGATGATGCTGAGCCCGGCCGGGCATCGGCCGTCGATCCGGCGGGCCCGGCTTTATCGCTCGCCTCACCGAATCCCACGGCCTGCCCGGCCGATCGTTGCGTGGACCGGCCAGAGTCCGTCGATCCGGTGGGGCCTGCCTTTTCGGTTGGTTCGTCGTCGGCGGAGTCGGCATCGGATTGTTGCGCGGGCCGGCCGGAGTGTATCGATCCGGTGGGGTGTGCCTTTTCGGTTGGTTCGTCGTCGGCGGAGTCGGCATCGGATTGCTGCGCGGGCCAGCCGGAGTGCGTCGATTCGGTGGGGCCTGCTTTTTCGGTCGGCCCGTCGTAATCGGCGGCGGATCGTTGCGGAGATCGGGGAGAGTGCGCCGATCTTGCGGGGCGCGCCTTCCCGGCGGACGGATCGGCTTCGG
Protein-coding sequences here:
- a CDS encoding FdhF/YdeP family oxidoreductase, which gives rise to MHRNGPKQDIDESELTVTQPKEQAAGVTAVAVALKRGVEEMGVLRTARTLARLNQVHGFDCPGCAWPEPTGHRRPAEFCENGAKAVAEEATLRTVTPEFFAQHSIEELASKSGYWLGQQGRLTHPMVLRPGATHYTPIEWDDAYQLIVEHLRALSSPDEALFYTSGRTANETAFLYQLLVRSFGTNNLPDCSNMCHESSGAALTSSIGIGKGSVSIDDFGKADLIIVAGQNPGTNHPRMLSALAGAKANGAKVIAVNPLPETGLLGFRDPQTVKGFTSGVAIADDFLQIRLGGDMALFQGLGKLLFEAEDRTPGTVVDRAFVDAHCAGFAEYEKSMRAVDLGTVRAATGLTDDDLHRTATLLAESKNIIICWAMGLTQQKHGVATIEEATNLLLLRGMIGKPGAGVCPVRGHSNVQGDRTMGIWEKMPEDFLDALDREFGITSPRKHGYDTVDAIRAMRAGTAQVFFGMGGNFVSATPDTGVTEAALRSCALTVHVSTKLNRSHVVHGATALILPTLGRTDLDLQNGTKQQVSVEDSMSMVHLSTGRLKPVSEHLRSEVAIVCELAQTLFGADHPVPWAQYQQDYDKIRDAIARVVPGCDDYNKRVRDRDGFVLPHPPRDSREFRTTTGKANFAVNELTWVPVPEGRLILQTLRSHDQYNTTIYGLDDRYRGVHGGRKVVLMNIDDITEFGFVDGDLVDLVSEWTDGTERKVTGFRIVEYSTPRGNAAAYYPETNPLVPLDHVAARSNTPVSKAVTIRVEPHVHVEQPS
- a CDS encoding serine/threonine-protein kinase, which encodes MTSDTDRLRAVLPAYDIGAQVGRGGCGVVLAGTHRRLGRPVAIKQIPPQFAHDEQVRRRFVAEARLLAAVDHPHVVRVFDYIEADELCLLVMEYLPGGTVGSRFATEGFDAATAVAVGLACAAGLEAAHRHKILHRDVKPSNLMFGTGGAIKLTDFGIAKIVGGDETLVTRTGEIVGTPAYIAPEQARGQPLSPATDVYALATMLYQLLSGVLPFPPNEDHLATLFAHAFGHPIPLIEVAPGVPEPIADVVMRGLATDPADRFDTAELFGIALAELAAVCWGDDWLTPVGIPVIGADTIVAAATGSGRAAGRSGIQTPRAQGGLGQAAVTQRTGVPSAGFEPHAPVTADPALPPTGAAPPRPGLSAAVPPASSAPTEISPTPRPRPDGSDSGPGGPISPVPPAHGDVTGGFEQFGATPSMPGDAPPGPPSYGVGPGSQEHGKSARAVPPSFGSPETGGIGQSGSTPFRPPMVRVRPVQGLQDKGVRLADVDRRDLVPIRDVVSFASPWPLFLVGALLAVAACTAAVMGVGAPTAGGDLVAGNVTIAGVDPTGPNPIEVDLSEPIPLRVNGIDVDSAVLTVEVFGVRLGGDPVRLQPGGVADLPDPVNSHVLAGNLDGELTLLRSGNEIATQRIEFRTDQSPTRTAAAAAIVVLALFAVAYLESNTRTLRRGHGGLANIIGLSVSSAILSAAVAGGAWILRDTPPTSTTLAVAAALAAGAGVAAALGARRIGKRHRLLRRARRDNR
- a CDS encoding FHA domain-containing protein — protein: MRNDASTVGIAPGDGLIARFGAVVVYLAGETPSTDRILGAIEAVADTRHPGAAIAQRLASVIFAGNSEPPPFGVIAPTADGTVILLRGQVSAEIQGAEGTRRLSGARAFTWVDEIVREPVRRITVGADAAFPIHELPRTDLRAGIVPGSGFVLRIAARRTGTSAATRARISGTPTAEPPSTAPAGLEALREPTAKSEPTPTGQRVGTPRPARSAQLSASAQAAESVRSSESMQHSAARGQLAGSPQPATSAQPRASSQTAESVRSSESMRRSAARSAPQGQRPDSASAGNSARPNTTDQPTGTAQATGSAHPTGSLQKPAARSAEADPSAGKARPARSAHSPRSPQRSAADYDGPTEKAGPTESTHSGWPAQQSDADSADDEPTEKAHPTGSIHSGRPAQQSDADSADDEPTEKAGPTGSTDSGRSTQRSAGQAVGFGEASDKAGPAGSTADARPGSASSEARPSGSAPSGGSGQVGAPEEISTQAMSAGEREEAAGTRSGVAARPEPIALHKIPALQGLRPRPLRPVGSAKNPDNSGAGQLVGALVLADGSAFPLDRPYVVGRSPMIDETVRAATATPLAVPRDRHVSRVHAYVSVDRGKVYVRDAATPAGTFIAAPGADEWTRIGTTPTELHPGWSLRIGQRILTYRTEAHPKHPTEATSKRRRS